One genomic window of Mercenaria mercenaria strain notata chromosome 2, MADL_Memer_1, whole genome shotgun sequence includes the following:
- the LOC128549666 gene encoding cholinesterase 1-like: protein MTADSSDEMTSFAGEISLQTRLGTVIGRQVQTSFNGKTGIVNTFHGIPYAEPPTGNRRFRKPVPKANLQSPYNASDFGPACPQDLFMMMGWVPGYPYVDEDCLSLNVFTPEHAKSPGSHGNYAVMVWIYGGAYVIGQSKMYSGENLTLVGDVIVVTVNYRITSLGFLSTGSSKYPGNAGLWDQQLAIKWVHDNIADFGGDPNRVTIFGESAGGSSVLFQALYPGNKGLFQRLITESGSPLCPWAYQPNPKKYARMLADKLGCTDPDLDLAVDCLQHLDAMAVVNNSRVGSQDDTVFRAEWVPNYDNDFIRRSQDQMFVSGIDMFKDLDYMAGVNNNDGAFVTLLAIQPYMVSQINKSFSQGIPRDFFNNFYIPMYFNDYRGNTSKLIKDMVAFVYTDWRDLHNDNYTRQKFLEFSGDYNFFMPILSSIRAHAHTPAKSKSFLYEFHVRATFNKSPAWVQGANHGDELPFVFGFPDLMADGMGFRNNVPDNEKQISTNMMIMWSNFAKTGNPNFPVTVPESIVWPEYNLETKRFLMIDENKSSVSQNLFGARASFWLELEPQMHALEMTDSNVHHETGLGIPIIVG, encoded by the exons ATGACAGCAGATTCGAGTGATGAGAT GACGAGTTTCGCAGGTGAAATCTCTCTCCAGACCCGTCTTGGGACAGTTATTGGTAGACAGGTTCAAACTTCATTTAATGGGAAGACTGGGATAGTTAATACATTTCATGGAATTCCATATGCCGAGCCGCCTACGGGTAACAGAAGATTCAGGAAACCCGTGCCAAAAGCGAACCTTCAGAGCCCATACAACGCCTCTGATTTCGGTCCTGCTTGTCCCCAGGACTTGTTCATGATGATGGGATGGGTCCCTGGATACCCGTATGTGGACGAAGATTGTCTTTCTTTGAATGTGTTCACACCAGAACATGCAAAGTCACCTGGTAGCCATGGAAATTATGCTGTGATGGTATGGATCTATGGTGGAGCATACGTGATTGGCCAGAGCAAAATGTATTCTGGAGAAAATTTAACACTTGTTGGGGATGTAATTGTAGTGACGGTAAATTACAGAATAACTTCCCTAGGATTTCTCAGTACAGGGAGTAGCAAGTACCCCGGAAATGCGGGATTATGGGATCAGCAATTGGCAATCAAATGGGTTCATGACAATATCGCCGACTTCGGAGGGGATCCAAACCGCGTTACTATATTTGGAGAGTCTGCAGGGGGTTCAAGCGTTCTCTTTCAGGCATTATATCCAGGAAACAAAGGTCTTTTTCAGCGTCTTATCACAGAAAGTGGCAGCCCATTGTGCCCCTGGGCTTACCAACCAAATCCAAAGAAATACGCAAGAATGTTGGCTGATAAACTCGGCTGTACAGATCCTGATCTTGACCTTGCTGTGGATTGTTTGCAGCACCTTGACGCTATGGCTGTTGTTAACAACAGTCGCGTGGGGTCTCAGGATGACACTGTATTTAGGGCTGAATGGGTTCCAAACTATGACAATGACTTCATTAGACGTTCTCAAGATCAGATGTTTGTTTCTGGAATCGATATGTTTAAAGACTTGGATTATATGGCTGGCGTTAACAACAATGATGGTGCATTTGTAACATTGTTAGCGATACAACCATATATGGTCAGCCAGATTAACAAAAGCTTTAGCCAAGGTATACCTAGAGACTTTTTCAATAACTTTTATATCCCAATGTATTTCAATGATTACCGAGGAAACACTAGTAAACTGATTAAGGATATGGTAGCATTTGTGTACACAGACTGGAGAGATTTACATAATGACAATTACACAAGACAGAAATTCTTAGAATTTTCTGGTGACTATAATTTCTTTATGCCGATTTTATCTAGTATAAGAGCGCATGCTCATACTCCAGCAAAGTCTAAATCGTTTCTGTACGAGTTCCACGTGCGGGCTACTTTCAACAAATCCCCGGCATGGGTACAGGGAGCCAACCACGGAGATGAGTTACCGTTCGTTTTTGGTTTTCCGGATTTGATGGCGGATGGAATGGGATTCCGAAATAATGTTccggacaatgaaaaacaaatttccaCAAATATGATGATAATGTGGAGTAACTTTGCCAAAACAGG AAACCCAAATTTTCCAGTCACCGTCCCAGAGTCTATAGTTTGGCCAGAGTACAATCTCGAAACTAAACGCTTCCTGATGATTGATGAGAACAAATCGTCTGTCTCACAAAACCTATTTGGTGCCAGAGCCTCGTTTTGGCTTGAACTCGAACCACAGATGCATGCTCTTGAAATGACAGATTCAAATGTTCATCACGAAACGGGTTTAGGTATACCTATTATAGTTGGATGA